From Fibrobacter sp., a single genomic window includes:
- a CDS encoding phosphatase, with product MENKLQATVDIGSHSCILLIAAFEDAPAVETAGEQQEQAVPRKVLVPKLQKVEVCRLGEDIYETGAISEARIQELTRIMTKFRMDLHALGADLKAAAMTEAMRKASNPDEVIEAVEKALWVKPRVISGEEEGKLTFRSVREWHGSDIVTVDIGGGSTELSNGETTFSIPVGALKMFKEMGPIPGPEYKKFVKETFKEVSFKGMTKKQVYLIGGTATALAMVYLNKAQFDYKAIEGLELTINDLDAVTTRISNLSRELRAMLPGLENGRHDVIICGLYWLKSLLEKLRVESFKISTAGLRFGLLYPPEAEPEPKPKAKRIPPWMKKAESEEGKDEK from the coding sequence ATGGAAAACAAGCTCCAGGCCACCGTTGATATCGGAAGCCACAGCTGCATCCTGCTGATTGCCGCCTTCGAAGACGCCCCCGCAGTCGAAACCGCCGGGGAGCAACAAGAACAAGCGGTTCCCCGCAAGGTTCTAGTCCCCAAGCTCCAGAAGGTAGAAGTCTGCCGTCTGGGAGAGGACATCTACGAGACAGGCGCCATCAGTGAAGCCCGCATTCAGGAACTGACCCGTATCATGACCAAGTTCCGCATGGACCTTCACGCCCTCGGCGCAGACCTTAAGGCCGCCGCCATGACAGAAGCCATGCGCAAGGCCAGCAATCCCGACGAAGTCATCGAGGCTGTGGAAAAGGCCCTCTGGGTCAAGCCCCGTGTTATCTCCGGCGAGGAAGAAGGCAAGCTTACCTTCCGCTCCGTACGCGAATGGCACGGCTCCGACATCGTTACAGTAGACATCGGTGGCGGTTCCACGGAACTATCCAATGGGGAAACCACATTCTCCATTCCCGTAGGCGCCCTCAAGATGTTCAAGGAAATGGGCCCCATTCCCGGCCCTGAATACAAGAAGTTTGTCAAGGAAACCTTCAAGGAAGTTAGCTTCAAGGGCATGACCAAGAAGCAGGTCTACCTGATTGGCGGTACAGCAACCGCTCTCGCCATGGTCTACCTGAACAAGGCCCAGTTCGACTACAAGGCCATCGAAGGCCTGGAACTGACCATCAACGACCTCGACGCCGTCACTACCCGAATTTCAAACCTGTCCAGGGAACTGCGAGCCATGCTTCCCGGCCTGGAAAACGGCCGACACGACGTCATCATCTGCGGTCTTTACTGGCTCAAGTCCCTACTTGAAAAACTCCGCGTCGAAAGTTTCAAGATCAGCACCGCCGGACTCAGATTCGGACTGCTGTACCCGCCCGAGGCAGAACCCGAACCCAAGCCAAAGGCCAAGCGCATTCCACCCTGGATGAAGAAAGCGGAAAGCGAAGAGGGAAAAGATGAAAAATGA
- a CDS encoding rRNA pseudouridine synthase — MRINKFISLCGIASRRGADALIEDGRVMVNGEVISDLGHQVDEEKDQVVIDGKAVRLPRKTTTIMFHKPAGCVCTKDDPQGRQTVYDYLPPGYHTLKYVGRLDLQSRGLLLFTDDGELLHRLTHPSFEIPRSYFVWTDRPLSEHAAQKLVDGVDIREEGASEEEIAFATDIYLENGFAELVLIEGKNREIRRMMRAVGYEIRDLKRVSYCRLQLGDLPAGEFRELTADEMNKLRQAVHI; from the coding sequence ATGAGAATCAATAAATTCATTTCTTTATGCGGTATCGCAAGCCGCCGTGGCGCAGACGCCCTGATTGAAGACGGACGAGTCATGGTCAATGGCGAAGTCATCAGCGACCTCGGTCACCAGGTTGACGAAGAAAAGGACCAGGTGGTCATTGACGGAAAGGCTGTACGCCTTCCTAGGAAGACTACTACCATCATGTTCCACAAGCCCGCCGGTTGCGTCTGCACCAAGGACGACCCCCAGGGCCGTCAGACCGTTTACGACTACCTTCCTCCGGGATATCACACCCTGAAGTACGTTGGACGACTGGACTTGCAGAGTCGCGGCCTGTTGCTTTTTACCGACGACGGCGAACTGCTTCACCGCCTAACCCACCCCAGCTTCGAGATCCCCCGCAGCTACTTCGTGTGGACGGACCGCCCCCTCAGTGAACATGCCGCACAGAAACTTGTAGATGGCGTAGACATCCGCGAAGAAGGCGCGTCCGAAGAAGAAATCGCCTTCGCTACAGACATCTATCTGGAAAACGGTTTTGCAGAACTGGTTCTCATCGAAGGCAAAAACCGCGAAATCCGCCGTATGATGCGTGCTGTCGGATACGAGATCCGCGACCTTAAGCGTGTGAGCTACTGCAGGCTCCAGCTGGGCGACCTTCCCGCCGGCGAATTCCGCGAACTGACCGCAGACGAAATGAACAAGCTTCGTCAGGCGGTTCACATATGA
- a CDS encoding metallophosphoesterase, which yields MTNNGARTLYIGDVHGCADELERIVDAFGFVRGKDTLYQTGDIINKGPDMMRALKFIQDNGILTVRGNHEEHLIRMMATDESEWTDKQRARFARLPLEAWKYILEEVKTWPLWRDTPHALLVHAGLEPGKTRLEDMDPKVILSIRYWEDKPWFDQVQWNKTVVFGHWAKMGFVDRRPHFIGLDSGCVYGKRLTAWCPEEDKFYEVPAAREYSPVKDKAKTAVDAPCMVPGDKLPEQQQPKSFADIKAAIANGDIGVADDSPEAEKIRKASPSIAAEWAGY from the coding sequence ATGACAAATAACGGAGCGCGAACCCTCTACATCGGGGACGTTCACGGCTGCGCCGATGAACTGGAACGTATCGTAGACGCCTTCGGTTTCGTCCGCGGTAAGGACACCCTTTACCAGACGGGAGACATCATCAATAAAGGTCCCGATATGATGCGGGCCCTTAAGTTCATCCAGGACAACGGCATCCTTACGGTACGAGGCAATCACGAAGAGCACCTGATCCGTATGATGGCAACCGACGAAAGCGAATGGACCGACAAGCAACGGGCCCGCTTCGCCCGCCTCCCTCTAGAAGCCTGGAAATACATTCTGGAAGAAGTCAAGACCTGGCCTCTCTGGCGCGATACGCCACATGCCCTGCTGGTTCACGCCGGCCTGGAGCCGGGCAAGACCCGCCTGGAGGACATGGATCCCAAGGTCATACTCTCCATCCGCTATTGGGAAGACAAACCCTGGTTCGATCAAGTCCAGTGGAACAAGACCGTAGTCTTCGGACACTGGGCCAAGATGGGTTTCGTCGATCGCAGGCCCCACTTCATCGGGCTTGACTCCGGCTGCGTCTACGGCAAGCGACTTACCGCATGGTGCCCCGAGGAAGACAAGTTCTACGAAGTCCCTGCCGCCAGGGAATACTCCCCCGTCAAGGACAAGGCAAAGACTGCCGTAGACGCCCCCTGCATGGTACCGGGAGACAAGCTTCCCGAGCAGCAGCAACCCAAGAGCTTTGCCGACATCAAGGCTGCCATCGCCAACGGCGACATTGGCGTTGCAGACGACAGCCCCGAAGCAGAGAAAATAAGAAAGGCCAGCCCCAGCATCGCTGCAGAATGGGCCGGCTATTAA
- a CDS encoding toxin-antitoxin system YwqK family antitoxin produces MAPALDTIRTTFADGSVARVYTVRAGTVIREGVAISYHPNGKVAVEAPYKNGKLDGVFRSYFESGKIWQTIGYKEDVEEGITTIYFENGKKKKKEIYSQGILNGVAEEYYDDGSLFRSLPYERGLLKGVAKIYDQTGLLKEEMTFDKGLRHGPYRKYNKGLKVFEAKFDRNRCVENCDF; encoded by the coding sequence ATGGCTCCCGCGCTTGACACGATCCGGACGACCTTTGCGGATGGTTCTGTAGCCCGAGTCTATACGGTGCGTGCGGGAACCGTAATCCGAGAAGGGGTAGCTATCAGTTACCATCCCAACGGAAAGGTGGCGGTGGAGGCTCCCTACAAGAACGGCAAGCTTGATGGTGTCTTCCGCAGCTACTTCGAAAGCGGAAAGATCTGGCAGACCATCGGGTACAAGGAAGATGTTGAGGAAGGTATTACCACCATCTACTTTGAAAATGGCAAGAAGAAAAAGAAGGAAATCTATTCCCAGGGAATTCTGAACGGAGTTGCCGAGGAATACTATGACGATGGCAGTCTTTTCCGCAGCCTGCCCTATGAACGGGGCCTGCTGAAGGGCGTTGCAAAGATTTATGACCAGACGGGCCTTCTAAAGGAAGAAATGACCTTCGACAAGGGGCTTCGTCATGGACCTTACCGTAAGTACAACAAAGGCCTCAAGGTCTTTGAGGCCAAGTTTGACAGAAACCGCTGTGTAGAAAACTGCGATTTCTAG
- a CDS encoding B12-binding domain-containing radical SAM protein produces the protein MRITFLNPPFHPMFSRESRSPCVTKSSTLYWPMFLSYAAGTVEADGNEIQLIDSPAMELDLAQTLEGIKKFDPALVICSTSTPSILNDLKVVKAIKEQIGVKVAIMGTHATAEPLESMEMEPALDYVIIGEADYTSRNLVRALRGDEGAAPIGQFPGLAYRTAEGKVDFQPEGPKIENLNELPWVSKVYRKHLYSCYKKYFYGANLNPLIVILSGRGCPNHCSYCVIPQTLNGHKFRMRDPKDVVDELQYIKENFEDLGEVFFEDDTFTANHEHVREICNLILERGLKITWSCNARADVPLELLKLMKKAGGREMCVGFESASPEVLQNIKKGIKNTDKAVEFTKNARKAGLLVHGCFMVGNPGDTPQTLRMTLDYAKKLNPNTAQFYPIMAYPGTEAYKEALESGALQTKDYNQWLDKDGFHRTTIQRGELTSQALVDFCDKARREFYLRPSYIWRQGIMAIKNPRERYRVFRGFNTLVKHLFRKHGELAPVARQAPTIKP, from the coding sequence ATGCGTATTACTTTTTTAAACCCGCCCTTCCATCCGATGTTCAGTCGCGAGTCCCGCAGTCCATGCGTGACCAAGTCCAGTACTCTTTATTGGCCCATGTTCCTAAGCTATGCCGCCGGCACCGTTGAAGCAGACGGCAACGAAATTCAGCTTATCGACAGCCCCGCCATGGAACTGGATCTTGCACAGACCCTGGAAGGCATCAAGAAATTTGACCCCGCCCTGGTTATCTGCAGTACCAGTACTCCCAGTATTTTAAATGATCTTAAGGTTGTAAAGGCAATCAAGGAACAAATCGGCGTCAAGGTTGCCATCATGGGAACCCACGCAACCGCCGAACCCCTTGAATCCATGGAAATGGAACCGGCCCTGGACTACGTGATTATCGGCGAAGCAGACTACACCAGCCGTAACCTGGTTCGCGCCCTCCGTGGTGATGAAGGTGCCGCCCCCATCGGTCAGTTCCCGGGTCTTGCCTACCGTACTGCCGAAGGCAAGGTGGACTTCCAGCCCGAAGGCCCGAAGATCGAGAACCTGAACGAACTGCCCTGGGTAAGTAAGGTTTACCGCAAGCACCTTTACAGCTGCTACAAGAAGTATTTCTATGGCGCCAACCTGAATCCGCTGATTGTCATTCTGAGCGGTCGTGGTTGCCCCAACCACTGCAGCTACTGCGTCATTCCCCAGACCCTGAACGGTCACAAGTTCCGTATGCGCGACCCCAAGGACGTGGTGGACGAACTGCAGTACATCAAGGAAAATTTCGAGGACCTTGGCGAAGTCTTCTTCGAAGACGACACCTTTACCGCAAACCACGAACACGTTCGTGAAATCTGCAACCTGATCCTTGAACGCGGTCTCAAGATTACCTGGAGCTGCAACGCCCGTGCCGACGTTCCCCTGGAACTGCTGAAGCTGATGAAGAAGGCCGGCGGTCGCGAAATGTGCGTCGGCTTCGAAAGCGCTTCCCCCGAAGTTCTGCAGAACATCAAGAAGGGCATCAAGAATACCGACAAGGCAGTCGAGTTCACCAAGAACGCTCGCAAGGCAGGGCTCCTGGTTCACGGCTGCTTCATGGTGGGTAATCCCGGCGATACTCCCCAGACTCTCCGCATGACTCTGGACTACGCCAAGAAGCTGAACCCCAACACGGCTCAGTTCTACCCCATCATGGCCTATCCCGGCACCGAAGCTTACAAGGAGGCTCTTGAAAGCGGCGCCCTGCAGACCAAGGATTACAACCAGTGGTTGGACAAGGACGGCTTCCACCGTACTACCATCCAGCGTGGCGAACTGACCAGCCAGGCTCTGGTGGACTTCTGCGACAAGGCTCGCCGCGAGTTCTACCTGCGTCCCAGCTACATCTGGCGTCAGGGCATCATGGCCATCAAGAATCCCCGTGAACGCTACCGCGTGTTCCGTGGTTTCAATACCCTGGTCAAGCACCTGTTCCGCAAGCACGGCGAGTTGGCTCCTGTTGCAAGACAGGCCCCGACGATCAAGCCGTAG
- a CDS encoding acetylornithine/succinylornithine family transaminase — protein sequence MSFLEQDKNVIAPLYGKADIEIVKGVGSYLIDSKGDKYLDFVAGIAVNALGHQNKAIKDAVMKQMDCFNHISNLYVNMPQVELGKKLLEITGFDKAFFCNSGTEANEGAIKFARKYFDRKGEANRLKIITFVNSFHGRTFAALSATGQPALRQGFGNMPGDFVHVTWNDCAALKAEVNKDTCAIMLESLAAEGGVMTLSAEMVETINSLQKEFGVLVIVDEVQAGCGRLGTFLGFEKYGLKPDLVTLAKGIGGGLPLGGVLLRQKIADELKAGDHGTTFGGNPIACAAGLAVVNQVAEPALLKNVAERSAQIRTALADIKAKYSAIKEIRGEGLIVGLALDDTLPVGNVVAAARAEKLMVLSAKGNVLRMLPPLNISAAEVDEAMAKLAKAFASVAK from the coding sequence ATGAGTTTTTTAGAACAGGATAAGAACGTCATTGCCCCGCTGTATGGCAAGGCTGACATTGAAATTGTAAAGGGGGTCGGCTCTTACCTCATCGACTCCAAGGGCGACAAGTACCTGGACTTCGTTGCAGGTATTGCCGTGAACGCCCTGGGCCATCAGAACAAGGCTATCAAGGATGCTGTGATGAAGCAGATGGATTGCTTCAACCACATCTCCAACCTTTATGTGAATATGCCCCAGGTTGAACTGGGCAAGAAGCTTTTGGAAATCACTGGTTTCGACAAGGCTTTCTTCTGCAACTCCGGTACCGAAGCTAACGAAGGTGCCATCAAGTTTGCTCGTAAGTACTTCGATCGCAAGGGTGAAGCCAACAGGCTGAAGATCATCACCTTCGTGAACAGCTTCCATGGCCGTACTTTCGCCGCCCTTTCTGCAACTGGTCAGCCGGCTCTGCGTCAGGGCTTCGGCAACATGCCGGGCGACTTCGTTCATGTGACTTGGAATGACTGCGCTGCCCTGAAGGCCGAAGTCAACAAGGACACCTGCGCCATCATGTTGGAATCTCTGGCTGCTGAAGGCGGCGTCATGACTCTGTCCGCAGAAATGGTAGAAACCATCAACAGCCTCCAGAAGGAATTCGGTGTGCTGGTGATCGTCGACGAAGTTCAGGCTGGTTGCGGCCGTCTGGGAACTTTCCTTGGCTTTGAAAAGTACGGCCTCAAGCCGGACCTGGTAACTCTTGCCAAGGGTATCGGTGGCGGCCTCCCCCTGGGTGGCGTGCTGCTCCGTCAGAAGATTGCCGATGAACTGAAGGCCGGCGACCACGGTACTACTTTCGGTGGTAACCCCATCGCTTGCGCTGCAGGTCTCGCTGTGGTGAACCAGGTTGCAGAACCTGCCCTGCTGAAGAATGTCGCAGAACGTTCCGCGCAGATTCGCACCGCTTTGGCTGACATCAAGGCCAAGTACAGTGCCATCAAGGAAATCCGCGGTGAAGGCCTTATCGTTGGCCTCGCTCTGGATGATACACTTCCGGTGGGTAACGTTGTGGCTGCAGCCCGCGCAGAAAAGCTCATGGTGCTTTCCGCAAAGGGCAACGTGCTGCGTATGCTTCCGCCGCTGAACATCAGCGCTGCCGAAGTGGACGAAGCCATGGCCAAGCTCGCCAAGGCTTTCGCCTCTGTTGCGAAGTAG
- the argB gene encoding acetylglutamate kinase, which produces MKKVVVKIGGSLAIDEAKLADFVAAVSKLPAMGCQVAVVHGGGKDINENIALLREQPTFIDGLRVTTPGIMKMVEMTLSGHVNKKLVRMLESNGCDAVGISGVDAKLFEVEKKQGKVDLGLVGEVKKVNPKIVEALWSAGMVPVVSPISIGPDENGNNVSWNVNADTAASELAVALQADQFVLVSDVPGVMDETKTVIPELTNDAAEKLIETGVINGGMIPKVRESFKSIDRGLKSIHIVGWKDAEHFVKQINGELNYGTILG; this is translated from the coding sequence ATGAAAAAAGTGGTTGTAAAAATTGGTGGCAGCCTGGCTATTGACGAAGCCAAGTTGGCCGATTTTGTGGCAGCAGTTTCCAAGCTTCCGGCTATGGGCTGCCAGGTCGCCGTTGTACACGGTGGTGGCAAGGACATTAACGAAAATATCGCCCTGCTGCGAGAACAGCCCACTTTTATCGATGGCCTCCGAGTAACTACACCCGGCATTATGAAGATGGTGGAGATGACCCTCTCCGGCCACGTGAACAAGAAACTGGTCCGCATGCTCGAAAGCAATGGCTGCGATGCAGTAGGCATTTCTGGTGTCGACGCAAAGCTCTTCGAAGTTGAAAAGAAGCAGGGCAAGGTTGATCTTGGTCTGGTAGGCGAAGTCAAGAAGGTTAATCCCAAGATTGTTGAAGCCTTGTGGTCTGCAGGTATGGTTCCTGTAGTGAGCCCCATTTCCATTGGTCCCGACGAAAATGGCAACAACGTCAGCTGGAACGTGAACGCAGACACCGCTGCAAGCGAACTGGCGGTGGCACTTCAGGCTGACCAGTTCGTGCTGGTGAGCGATGTTCCGGGCGTCATGGACGAAACCAAGACAGTCATTCCCGAACTGACTAATGACGCCGCAGAAAAGCTGATTGAAACTGGCGTCATCAACGGCGGTATGATTCCCAAGGTTCGCGAAAGCTTCAAGTCTATCGATCGCGGTCTCAAGTCCATTCACATCGTGGGCTGGAAGGATGCTGAACATTTCGTGAAGCAGATCAACGGCGAACTGAACTACGGAACGATTTTAGGATAA
- a CDS encoding ferredoxin — MAITKVWLDESSDECVSCGACEATCDAVFTVPEKMTVKEGVDFSAYESEIKDAADGCPAGVIKYE, encoded by the coding sequence ATGGCAATTACTAAGGTTTGGCTCGACGAATCTTCCGACGAATGCGTATCCTGCGGCGCTTGCGAAGCTACTTGCGATGCAGTTTTCACCGTTCCCGAAAAGATGACTGTCAAGGAAGGCGTTGATTTCTCTGCTTACGAAAGCGAAATCAAGGACGCTGCAGACGGCTGCCCGGCAGGCGTGATCAAGTACGAGTAA
- a CDS encoding LamG domain-containing protein, with the protein MSNKISCLKKARKRSFAFAVSGLFALVLCGCGDSGSDGNVAGGVTDIGNSVATTEIAGVVTSFDGAIVPSARVVAYYDAWDQTSAKDSVEAYSNDNGEFTMMVDSTQNLVLFAEHNGDCGLSKASWSENNELKVGSRKRLESRVEGVSSGYMRIVGMDQVAAIDSDGSFSFDSVPPGEISLVYVKDDKPQARLDFKTVDDRHSIKLPPMEHNRDNGDFLTSPDFSNGVYGVDFDHPVEHHDSMSMIISMEGGEFVFDNDSTPSWNVDYVEGLFGKAISLKPGQFIGMGDMDVTAGDYTFALWTKWNGPNGQHQILFSQRAYWSDSTSKCQWHYDNEVGSFAMMKSSPKTPTAVYFGDSSLVPVGQWTFLALVSRGGMVTMYVNGEPVAIHSDDVKTVYSVEFKPNKLDRPVPFRIGGNEIDTETWNGLIDEVYIENYAQSAEWIKSIYGMMNRPPKDKNPAR; encoded by the coding sequence ATGAGTAACAAGATTTCATGTTTGAAGAAGGCTCGCAAGCGCTCCTTTGCATTTGCGGTAAGTGGCTTGTTTGCTTTGGTTTTGTGCGGCTGCGGTGACTCCGGATCCGATGGCAATGTGGCGGGTGGTGTAACCGACATCGGTAATTCCGTGGCAACAACCGAAATCGCAGGTGTCGTGACCAGCTTTGATGGCGCCATTGTTCCTAGTGCCCGTGTGGTTGCCTACTATGATGCCTGGGACCAAACTTCCGCCAAGGATTCCGTAGAGGCCTACTCTAACGACAATGGTGAATTCACCATGATGGTAGACAGTACGCAGAACCTGGTCTTGTTTGCGGAACATAATGGAGACTGCGGCCTTTCCAAGGCATCCTGGTCGGAAAACAATGAACTGAAGGTTGGCTCCCGCAAGCGCCTCGAAAGCCGTGTGGAAGGGGTTTCTTCAGGTTACATGCGCATCGTTGGTATGGACCAGGTGGCTGCCATTGATTCCGATGGATCTTTCTCTTTCGATTCTGTTCCCCCTGGCGAAATCTCCCTTGTTTATGTGAAGGATGACAAGCCCCAGGCACGTCTGGATTTCAAGACCGTAGATGACCGCCATTCCATCAAGCTTCCTCCCATGGAGCATAACCGCGATAACGGCGACTTCTTGACAAGTCCGGATTTCTCCAACGGCGTGTACGGTGTTGATTTTGATCATCCGGTGGAACATCATGATTCCATGTCCATGATTATCAGCATGGAAGGTGGTGAGTTCGTTTTTGATAATGACTCCACCCCCTCTTGGAATGTGGACTATGTGGAAGGTTTGTTCGGCAAGGCGATTTCCTTGAAGCCGGGCCAATTCATTGGCATGGGCGACATGGACGTTACTGCCGGTGATTATACCTTTGCACTTTGGACGAAGTGGAATGGTCCCAATGGACAGCACCAGATTCTATTCAGCCAGCGTGCCTACTGGAGTGATTCTACTTCCAAGTGCCAGTGGCATTATGATAATGAGGTTGGCAGCTTTGCGATGATGAAGAGTTCTCCTAAGACTCCGACTGCAGTCTACTTTGGCGATTCTTCCTTAGTTCCTGTTGGTCAGTGGACATTCCTGGCTCTGGTTTCCCGTGGAGGAATGGTTACCATGTACGTAAATGGGGAGCCGGTGGCGATACACAGCGACGACGTAAAAACTGTTTATTCTGTAGAGTTCAAACCCAACAAATTGGATAGGCCTGTACCCTTCCGTATCGGTGGAAACGAAATCGATACCGAAACCTGGAACGGTCTGATTGATGAAGTCTATATTGAAAATTACGCACAAAGTGCCGAGTGGATCAAGTCCATTTACGGCATGATGAACAGACCCCCCAAGGACAAGAATCCAGCACGCTAG
- a CDS encoding TIGR02147 family protein, with protein sequence MCIALDNLYDYDDFRKFLQDYFEEQKKMRAVFSHRFFAAKAGFSSSSYCLNVIRGRFNLTPKSIEKLSKAMDFEPLQRAYFEALVQYNQAHQVDERESAWEQIVNIRKRIEFTHVTHREQAYFSKWYYPIIRELVVNPSWNGDYMTLARTVEPQITTEEARDAVKNLLEWGLIREVPAEELSGDGKGPGTARPRFEATAQMLDATQIPPMALRQIRREYMQHAIGSVESKPKNERFAAFTTLAMSESSYNYAVEILEEARRKIISKAANDMNVERVYEMMLVAFPMSKKMEPEVHHE encoded by the coding sequence ATGTGTATAGCGCTTGACAACTTGTACGATTATGACGACTTCCGCAAGTTCCTGCAGGATTATTTCGAGGAACAGAAGAAAATGCGCGCGGTCTTCTCTCATCGTTTTTTCGCCGCCAAGGCCGGCTTCAGCAGTTCTTCTTACTGCCTGAACGTAATTCGTGGCCGTTTCAATTTGACTCCCAAGTCTATTGAAAAACTTTCCAAGGCAATGGACTTTGAACCGCTTCAGCGAGCCTACTTTGAGGCTCTGGTGCAGTACAATCAGGCGCACCAGGTGGATGAACGCGAAAGCGCCTGGGAACAGATTGTCAATATCCGCAAGCGTATTGAATTTACCCACGTGACACATCGTGAGCAGGCTTACTTTAGCAAGTGGTATTATCCGATTATTCGAGAACTGGTGGTAAACCCTTCCTGGAACGGAGACTACATGACGCTTGCCCGTACCGTGGAACCTCAGATTACCACTGAGGAGGCTCGCGATGCAGTGAAGAACCTGCTGGAGTGGGGCTTGATTCGTGAGGTTCCTGCAGAAGAGCTTTCCGGGGATGGCAAGGGCCCTGGTACGGCACGTCCACGCTTTGAGGCTACCGCGCAGATGCTGGACGCAACCCAGATTCCTCCCATGGCACTGCGTCAGATTAGACGCGAATACATGCAGCATGCCATAGGCTCTGTGGAATCTAAGCCCAAAAATGAACGTTTTGCAGCCTTTACTACTCTAGCCATGAGCGAGAGTTCCTATAATTATGCTGTGGAAATTCTTGAAGAAGCACGCCGAAAGATTATTTCCAAGGCGGCAAATGATATGAATGTGGAACGTGTATACGAGATGATGCTGGTTGCTTTCCCCATGAGCAAGAAGATGGAACCGGAGGTGCACCATGAGTAA